The following are encoded in a window of Meiothermus sp. CFH 77666 genomic DNA:
- a CDS encoding xanthine dehydrogenase family protein subunit M has product MIPAAFEYKRPMSLEEAISHLAEHGYDARVLAGGQSLIPAMRYRLAQPSVLVDINKLPNLGYLSEENGMLRMGALVRDTDVEFNKHIQSRYHLISDVSRVVADPIVRFRGTVVGSLCHNDPSGDWAAAAIAARAQMVIQGKNGSRVEAIDQFLVDSFATSIGEGEMAIEARFPTPNALTSGAYEKIERKVGDYATAAAAVQIELNPDGTIKEAGIGITAVAHMALRVVEGEKLLRGQKPTLELIRAAAEEARKIANPNPDARGSAEYKKDMARVLVGRGLIKALRRLNVVVA; this is encoded by the coding sequence ATGATACCTGCGGCCTTTGAGTACAAACGCCCTATGTCCCTCGAGGAGGCCATTAGCCACCTGGCTGAACATGGCTACGATGCCAGGGTGCTGGCCGGGGGGCAAAGCCTGATCCCGGCCATGCGCTACCGCCTGGCCCAACCCTCCGTGCTGGTGGATATCAACAAACTCCCCAACCTGGGATATCTCAGTGAAGAAAACGGGATGCTTCGCATGGGTGCACTCGTACGTGACACCGATGTAGAGTTCAACAAACACATCCAGAGCAGGTATCATCTGATTAGCGATGTTTCGAGGGTGGTGGCCGACCCCATCGTGCGCTTCCGGGGTACGGTAGTAGGTTCGCTCTGCCACAACGACCCCTCCGGCGACTGGGCCGCTGCCGCGATTGCAGCACGAGCCCAGATGGTTATCCAGGGCAAAAATGGGTCTCGAGTTGAAGCCATTGATCAATTTTTAGTGGACAGCTTCGCTACCTCCATTGGCGAAGGGGAAATGGCGATTGAAGCACGCTTTCCAACTCCTAACGCCCTCACTTCGGGCGCCTACGAAAAAATTGAACGCAAGGTCGGTGATTACGCCACCGCTGCTGCCGCCGTGCAGATCGAGCTCAACCCCGATGGAACCATCAAAGAGGCCGGCATCGGCATCACGGCGGTAGCGCATATGGCGCTGAGGGTGGTGGAGGGCGAAAAGCTGTTGCGGGGTCAGAAGCCCACGCTCGAGCTGATCCGGGCCGCCGCCGAGGAGGCCCGCAAAATCGCCAACCCCAACCCCGACGCACGGGGGTCTGCGGAGTACAAGAAAGACATGGCCCGGGTACTGGTGGGCCGGGGTCTGATCAAGGCCCTGCGGCGCTTGAATGTGGTAGTGGCCTGA
- a CDS encoding (2Fe-2S)-binding protein has protein sequence MEITLKINGVEKKLNVEPRTLLAHAIRDAGLTGTHIGCDSSSCGVCTVVLDGKTAVKSCTMFAVMAEGHEITTIEGMAQGGKLHPLQQAFYDQHGLQCGYCTPGMIMAAHVLLQHNPNPTEEEIRFGLSGNLCRCTGYQNIVKAVQQAAQMLQQPAGAAADD, from the coding sequence ATGGAAATCACCCTGAAAATCAATGGTGTTGAAAAGAAGCTAAACGTAGAACCCCGCACCCTGCTGGCCCACGCCATTCGCGATGCAGGGCTCACCGGCACCCACATCGGCTGCGATAGCTCGTCGTGTGGGGTGTGTACGGTGGTGCTCGACGGCAAAACCGCCGTGAAGAGCTGCACCATGTTTGCAGTGATGGCCGAGGGGCACGAAATCACCACCATCGAAGGCATGGCCCAGGGCGGAAAGCTACACCCCCTGCAGCAAGCCTTTTACGATCAACACGGCTTGCAGTGCGGCTACTGCACCCCCGGCATGATTATGGCGGCACATGTACTACTGCAGCACAACCCCAACCCCACGGAAGAGGAGATTCGCTTTGGGCTCTCGGGCAACCTCTGCCGTTGTACGGGCTATCAGAACATCGTCAAGGCGGTGCAACAGGCTGCCCAGATGTTGCAGCAACCCGCAGGCGCCGCCGCAGACGATTAA
- a CDS encoding aerobic carbon-monoxide dehydrogenase large subunit — protein MAVETPNLEPKGIQGIGKAIKRKEDPRFIVGKGNYLDDINLPGMLYMALVHSPYAHARILNIDASEALKIPGVKAVITAKDLAAAGLSWIPTLAGDKQMVLADGKVLYQYQEVAAVYAETRQAAADGAAAVQVEYEPLPVVVDPYKATAPDAPVLREDIKGNMTGAHGPRRHDNHIWTWNVGSKDETEKALAASEVRIKQHMVYPRSHPAPLEPCGCIGDMNKATGRLTVYMTTQAPHAIRTVLSLVTKIPENNIRVISPDIGGGFGNKVPVYPGYVCAIVGSIVLGAPVKWVETRTENLTTTGFARDFHMDIEIGATKDGKVTAMKVYTLADHGAFDAAADPSKYPAGLFSICTGSYDFQKAYAEVEAVYTNKAPGGVAYRCSFRVTEASYLIERSMDVLAHELKMDPAELRLKNFIQPSQFPYPSTLGWTYDSGDYEKTLKVALERIGYAELRKEQAEKRAKGELMGIGISTFTEIVGAGPSKDFDILGIKMFDGAEIRVHPSGSAIVRAGTRHQGQGHETTWAQIVSEELGLDVDKIIVEEGDTDTAPYGLGTYASRSTPTAGGAMALAARRIREKAKKIAAHLLEVGESDVEWVDKKFVVKGVPGKSVTMNEVAFAAYTNLPPGLEPGLETTYYYDPPNLTFPHGAYICVVDIDKGTGEVKVRRFVAIDDCGTIINPMIVEGQVHGGLTEGFAIAFMQEIAFDEQGNHLSSNFTDYLLPTALETPRWETGHTVTPSPHHPIGAKGVGESPTVGSPAAFVNAVVDALAHLGVRHIDMPITREKVWKVLRQAGVDSF, from the coding sequence ATGGCAGTGGAAACTCCAAACCTCGAGCCCAAGGGTATCCAGGGGATTGGCAAGGCCATCAAACGCAAGGAAGACCCACGCTTCATCGTGGGCAAGGGCAACTACCTCGACGACATTAACCTACCCGGCATGTTGTACATGGCCCTGGTGCATAGCCCCTACGCCCACGCCAGGATTCTGAACATAGACGCCTCCGAAGCCCTCAAAATCCCCGGGGTCAAGGCGGTTATCACCGCAAAAGACCTCGCAGCCGCCGGTCTTTCCTGGATTCCCACCCTGGCCGGCGACAAACAGATGGTGCTGGCCGATGGCAAGGTGCTCTACCAGTACCAGGAGGTCGCGGCAGTTTATGCCGAGACCCGCCAGGCCGCCGCCGACGGCGCCGCTGCCGTGCAGGTAGAATACGAGCCTTTGCCGGTGGTGGTAGACCCCTATAAGGCCACCGCCCCCGATGCCCCGGTCTTGCGCGAGGACATCAAGGGCAACATGACGGGTGCGCATGGCCCCCGCCGTCACGATAACCACATCTGGACCTGGAATGTGGGCTCCAAAGACGAGACCGAAAAAGCCCTGGCGGCCTCTGAGGTCCGCATCAAGCAGCACATGGTCTACCCCCGTAGCCACCCGGCTCCCTTGGAGCCTTGCGGCTGCATCGGCGATATGAACAAGGCCACCGGACGGCTCACGGTCTACATGACCACCCAGGCCCCCCACGCCATCCGCACGGTGCTCTCGCTGGTGACCAAAATCCCCGAGAACAACATCCGGGTCATCTCGCCCGATATTGGGGGTGGGTTCGGCAACAAGGTGCCGGTTTATCCGGGCTACGTGTGCGCCATCGTGGGTAGCATCGTGCTGGGAGCGCCGGTGAAGTGGGTCGAGACCCGCACCGAGAACCTCACCACCACCGGCTTCGCCCGCGACTTCCACATGGACATCGAGATCGGGGCCACCAAAGACGGAAAGGTGACGGCCATGAAGGTCTATACCCTGGCCGACCACGGAGCCTTCGATGCCGCCGCCGACCCCAGCAAGTACCCGGCAGGGCTGTTCTCCATCTGCACCGGCTCCTACGACTTCCAGAAAGCCTACGCCGAGGTGGAGGCGGTTTACACCAACAAAGCCCCCGGTGGGGTGGCCTACCGCTGCTCGTTCCGCGTGACCGAGGCCAGCTACCTGATCGAGCGCAGCATGGATGTGCTGGCGCACGAACTCAAAATGGACCCCGCCGAGCTGCGGCTCAAGAACTTCATCCAGCCTTCCCAGTTTCCCTACCCCTCGACGCTAGGCTGGACCTACGACTCGGGCGATTACGAGAAAACCCTTAAGGTAGCCCTCGAGCGCATTGGCTACGCCGAGCTGCGCAAGGAACAGGCCGAGAAACGGGCCAAAGGTGAGCTGATGGGCATTGGCATCTCCACCTTCACCGAAATTGTGGGAGCCGGGCCTAGCAAGGACTTCGACATCCTGGGCATCAAGATGTTCGACGGGGCCGAAATCCGCGTACACCCCTCGGGTTCGGCCATCGTGCGGGCGGGCACCCGCCACCAGGGCCAGGGCCACGAGACCACCTGGGCGCAGATTGTCTCCGAGGAACTGGGCCTGGATGTGGACAAAATTATCGTGGAGGAGGGCGACACCGACACCGCCCCCTACGGCCTGGGCACCTATGCCAGCCGCTCCACCCCCACTGCGGGGGGTGCCATGGCGCTGGCCGCCCGGCGCATCCGCGAGAAGGCCAAAAAGATTGCGGCACACCTGCTGGAAGTGGGCGAAAGCGATGTGGAGTGGGTGGACAAAAAGTTCGTGGTCAAGGGCGTGCCCGGCAAGAGCGTGACCATGAACGAGGTGGCCTTTGCGGCCTACACCAACCTGCCCCCAGGTCTGGAGCCAGGATTGGAGACCACCTACTACTACGACCCCCCCAACCTGACCTTCCCCCACGGGGCCTACATCTGCGTGGTGGACATTGACAAGGGCACTGGCGAGGTCAAGGTGCGGCGCTTTGTGGCCATTGATGACTGCGGCACCATCATCAACCCCATGATTGTGGAGGGGCAGGTACACGGCGGTCTGACCGAAGGCTTTGCCATTGCCTTCATGCAGGAAATCGCTTTCGACGAGCAGGGCAACCACCTCTCGTCGAACTTCACCGACTACCTGCTGCCCACCGCACTCGAGACCCCCAGATGGGAAACCGGCCACACCGTGACCCCCAGCCCACACCACCCCATCGGGGCCAAGGGGGTGGGCGAGTCGCCCACGGTAGGTAGCCCGGCGGCCTTTGTAAATGCTGTGGTGGACGCACTGGCCCACCTGGGGGTGCGTCACATTGACATGCCCATCACCCGCGAAAAGGTCTGGAAGGTACTGCGGCAGGCCGGGGTGGATTCGTTCTAG
- a CDS encoding carbon monoxide dehydrogenase subunit G, whose translation MKLEYSGQEKVQASAEKVWSFIQDPQKVASCLPDLKSVEFKDDKNMVATVGVAVGPVRGSFKFNIELDPRPEENKMMVRIRGGGLGSAVDLTASADISGQEDQTTLLDWNGVASVSGPAATVGGRVLDAQAKRLIETVFANMGKKMSEV comes from the coding sequence ATGAAACTCGAGTACAGCGGACAGGAAAAAGTACAAGCAAGCGCAGAAAAGGTCTGGAGCTTTATCCAGGATCCGCAAAAAGTGGCCTCCTGCCTGCCCGACCTGAAATCGGTCGAGTTCAAGGACGATAAAAATATGGTCGCCACCGTGGGTGTTGCTGTGGGGCCAGTGCGGGGTTCGTTTAAGTTCAATATCGAACTCGACCCCCGTCCCGAAGAAAACAAAATGATGGTTCGTATCCGAGGTGGTGGGCTGGGTAGCGCGGTAGACCTGACCGCCAGCGCCGATATCAGCGGCCAGGAAGACCAGACCACCCTGCTCGACTGGAATGGCGTGGCCAGCGTAAGCGGCCCGGCGGCCACCGTGGGTGGGCGGGTGCTGGACGCCCAGGCTAAGCGGCTCATCGAGACCGTGTTTGCCAACATGGGCAAAAAGATGAGCGAAGTATAG